Proteins encoded within one genomic window of Pedobacter africanus:
- a CDS encoding substrate-binding domain-containing protein: protein MKNIRIKDIAVKAKVSAGTVDRVLHDRGNVSEKVKERILKIIEEMNYEPNFMARALGTKKEYHFAALIGDPKYDAYWLDPKSGIQKAAKEARQYGVKVTLFMFNPYDPGSFIKKAEEASRSNPDGILLAPMFYREVLPFFEAWKAKEIPFVLFNTQIAEFDPLSYIGQDSYQSGQVAGKLIHYGQPNPPSVLIAHIDEEISNSAHLTKKEQGLRNYFLQNNLSHQYEIIKAELNLRNYALFVEQLDAIFESNPQLQFCFVTTSKAFEIARYFEQKFISHIRIIGYDLIPQNLHHLNKGSISFLINQNPLGQGYWGINQLVDHLVFKKEISAIKFLPLDIVTKENLNYYIDDSLLYNRF from the coding sequence ATGAAAAACATCCGTATTAAGGATATTGCTGTCAAAGCAAAAGTATCTGCAGGTACTGTCGACCGGGTATTGCACGACCGGGGGAATGTTTCGGAAAAGGTAAAGGAAAGGATCCTTAAGATCATTGAAGAGATGAACTACGAGCCTAATTTTATGGCCCGAGCGCTTGGGACTAAAAAGGAGTATCATTTTGCAGCTTTGATAGGCGATCCGAAGTATGATGCCTATTGGCTTGACCCCAAATCGGGAATCCAAAAGGCTGCTAAAGAAGCCAGGCAGTATGGAGTTAAGGTAACCTTGTTTATGTTCAATCCATATGATCCGGGTTCGTTTATTAAAAAGGCAGAAGAAGCGAGCCGAAGCAATCCGGACGGAATATTGCTGGCGCCGATGTTTTACCGTGAGGTACTTCCTTTTTTTGAGGCTTGGAAGGCAAAGGAAATCCCTTTTGTATTGTTCAATACCCAGATCGCAGAATTTGATCCTTTAAGCTATATCGGACAGGATTCCTATCAAAGCGGGCAGGTTGCCGGGAAGCTGATCCATTATGGACAGCCAAATCCCCCATCTGTACTCATTGCCCATATAGATGAAGAGATCAGTAATTCTGCTCACCTTACAAAGAAAGAACAGGGCTTGAGGAATTATTTCCTCCAAAATAACCTGAGCCATCAATATGAGATCATCAAGGCTGAACTGAACCTCCGCAACTATGCCCTGTTTGTTGAACAGCTGGATGCCATATTTGAGAGCAATCCGCAATTACAGTTTTGTTTTGTGACTACTTCCAAGGCCTTTGAAATTGCGAGGTATTTTGAACAGAAATTTATCAGCCACATCCGTATCATTGGGTACGACTTGATCCCACAAAACCTGCATCACCTGAATAAGGGATCTATCAGTTTTCTGATCAATCAGAACCCACTTGGACAGGGCTATTGGGGTATCAATCAGTTGGTCGATCATTTGGTCTTTAAAAAAGAGATTTCGGCCATAAAATTCCTTCCCCTGGATATTGTGACCAAAGAAAACCTGAATTATTATATCGATGATTCTTTACTTTACAACCGGTTTTGA